In the genome of Acaryochloris sp. CCMEE 5410, the window TCGCATAACATACAGAGTCTATATCCTTACGAATTGGGAGGTATTGACTAATCACTAGGATGAGTAAGATCTTAGGGTTTGCTGACAAATCAACCTAAAAATCGCACGTTAGATAGAAGTAACGCTCGGTTGAGTTTGACAGCCCTCGTAAATCTAGCAACCTCCATTCGAAAAAGCGGTTGCCTTGACTACAAAACTCAAATTTGATCAGCGCTAAATTTTGGGAAGCTGGTCAATCTCAAAATACTGATAGAACTGATTGGTCACCTGCACCCGGTAAGACCGTCCAGTCGATTGGCGACGTCTTTGCACAAATCCTTGATCAATCAAGTCATGAACATGCTGATAGGCACCTGACCCCCTTAATTCCACCAAATCAGTTTGGGCAATGGGACCTTTCAAGGCAATTGCCGCTAATGTTCTTAAGGCACCTACTCCAATATCAACGGGAACAAGGGTATTCACCATGCTTTTGTAAGTTTGACGGAGTTGCAGGCTATAACCACCATCAGTTTCAACAATTTCTAGAGCACTATCTCGATGGGCATAATCTTGCATTAGTTCGATCAAGGCATCCTCTGCATCATCGCGATCACATTGGGCGTATTCCACAATTTTGCTGAGGGTCAACGGTTGGGCTTTGAGATAGAGAATGGCCTCAATCACCGTTGCTAAACGGGTAGATGC includes:
- the scpB gene encoding SMC-Scp complex subunit ScpB, which translates into the protein MVGTTETAASTRLATVIEAILYLKAQPLTLSKIVEYAQCDRDDAEDALIELMQDYAHRDSALEIVETDGGYSLQLRQTYKSMVNTLVPVDIGVGALRTLAAIALKGPIAQTDLVELRGSGAYQHVHDLIDQGFVQRRRQSTGRSYRVQVTNQFYQYFEIDQLPKI